From Cheilinus undulatus linkage group 18, ASM1832078v1, whole genome shotgun sequence, the proteins below share one genomic window:
- the LOC121526486 gene encoding CD5 antigen-like has product MTCSDSVRLVDGTGLCSGRLEVRSDQRWSPVCEEDLDLQGAQVVCRELGCGAPSVFKGGMFGGVEAPFWTKKFQCEGHESALLDCPDSGLTGNTCPAATAVGLTCSGPDEVQLVGGSSTCSGRLEINHHGEWRPVEPWDTSWTLKVTAVICRRLDCGSAVSSRQIKESSNRPVWRIIPGCVESKSTLKECVDIEDVSSSDGLEMTCSDSVRLVDGTGLCSGRLEVKSDQHWSPVCEEDLDLQGAQVVCRELGCGAPSVFKGGMFGGVEAQFWTKKFQCEGNESALLDCGGSGSGRNTCSPGKAVGLSCEYPDYIRLVGEPSRCAGTLEMKHKEKWRPLLEYWYSEWDQRSAAVVCTILKCGSAVSTRRVEHDDERVMWVIGASCVQTTSSLFQCVDHGYHCSYEDLEVICSDLLEKPNITFSFSTDGVSEATPQGYQALSGTSFNITCSIRPQYEGGDFQLIFSDSITTQSYTQTAVNHAAHFLFPPADQSHGGQYSCVYHLHVFSQTFSSESQTVSLTVGDPLRDLIIRCVVLIGGLLTIITALYCCYKVKTKQQPPVLNNEVNVEMQILTTPQEST; this is encoded by the exons ATGACCTGCTCAG ACTCTGTCAGACTGGTGGACGGGACTGGTCTGTGTTCAGGCAGACTGGAGGTGAGGTCTGACCAGCGCTGGTCCCCAGTGTGTGAGGAGGACTTGGACCTGCAGGGTGCTCAGGTGGTCTGCAGGGAGCTGGGCTGTGGGGCTCCTTCAGTCTTCAAGGGGGGAATGTTTGGAGGAGTGGAGGCTCCGTTCTGGACTAAGAAGTTCCAGTGTGAAGGCCACGAGTCTGCTCTCCTGGACTGTCCAGACTCAGGGTTGACTGGAAACACCTGTCCAGCTGCTACAGCTGTTGGCCTCACCTGCTCAG GCCCTGATGAAGTCCAGTTGGTGGGAGGATCCAGCACCTGCTCTGGTAGACTAGAGATCAACCACCATGGAGAGTGGAGACCAGTGGAACCTTGGGACACTTCCTGGACTCTAAAGGTCACAGCTGTGATTTGTAGAAGACTGGACTGTGGCTCTGCTGTTTCATCTAGACAGATAAAGGAATCCTCTAACAGACCTGTGTGGAGGATCATCCCCGGTTGTGTAGAGTCTAAATCTACATTAAAGGAATGTGTGGACATAGAGGATGTGTCCAGCTCTGATGGTCTGGAAATGACCTGCTCAG ACTCTGTCAGACTGGTGGACGGGACTGGTCTGTGTTCAGGCAGACTGGAGGTGAAGTCTGACCAGCACTGGTCCCCAGTGTGTGAGGAGGACCTGGACCTGCAGGGTGCTCAGGTGGTCTGCAGGGAGCTGGGCTGTGGGGCTCCTTCAGTCTTCAAGGGGGGAATGTTTGGAGGAGTGGAGGCTCAATTCTGGACTAAGAAGTTCCAGTGTGAAGGTAACGAGTCTGCTCTCCTGGACTGTGGAGGATCTGGCTCAGGTAGAAACACCTGCTCACCTGGTAAAGCTGTTGGACTCTCCTGTGAAT aTCCAGATTATATCAGGTTGGTGGGAGAGCCCAGCCGGTGTGCAGGAACACTGGAgatgaaacacaaggaaaagTGGAGACCTTTGTTAGAGTATTGGTATTCTGAGTGGGAccagaggtctgcagctgtAGTGTGTACAATTCTGAAATGTGGTTCTGCTGTTTCAACAAGAAGAGTGGAACATGATGATGAAAGAGTGATGTGGGTGATCGGAGCTTCCTGTGTCCAGACAACATCTTCTCTGTTTCAGTGTGTAGATCATGGATATCACTGCAGCTACGAGGACCTTGAGGTGATCTGCTCAG ATTTGCTTGAAAAGCCAAACATCACCTTCTCCTTCTCCACTGATGGGGTCTCCGAGGCCACGCCGCAGGGCTACCAGGCCCTCAGTGGCACTAGCTTCAACATCACGTGCTCCATCAGACCtcagtatgaaggaggagatttCCAGCTCATCTTCTCTGACTCCATCACAACACAGAGCTACACCCAGACAGCTGTCAACCATGCTgcccacttcctgtttcctcctgcAGACCAGAGCCACGGAGGGCAGTACAGCTGTGTTTATcacctccatgttttctcccagACCTTCTCCTCAGAGAGCCAGACTGTCTCTCTCACTGTTGGAG ACCCTCTGAGAGACCTGATCATCAGATGTGTGGTCCTGATTGGTGGTCTGCTGACGATCATCACTGCCCTCTACTGCTGCTATAAG GTcaaaaccaagcagcaacctccggtcctgaataATGAAGTCAACGTGGAAATGCAAATACTTACAACACCACAAgagtccacttga